In Salarias fasciatus chromosome 20, fSalaFa1.1, whole genome shotgun sequence, a single window of DNA contains:
- the dnase1l1 gene encoding deoxyribonuclease-1-like 1: MRPASLLLLFFFVGVSDVYGGSDFRVCAFNLHNFGESKSKKADVMNILVKIITRCDVCLLQEVRDSKGKALPQLLDQIKRFDSRHEYRAVASERLGRTESYQEQYVFVYRADSAVLTDQYQYPDDLPGDVDAFSREPFVVRFRAPRTAIKEFVLIPQHTTPTNTTKELDALHDVLLRVMKMWRTKNVMLLGDFNADCGYLAKKNRKNVRLLTDTNLVWLIPEDTDTTVRSSTSCSYDHIVVHGDAFSRAVVPSSARAFDFQTEYGLTEEQALDVSDHYPVEVLLRVENPRASGGGPSRASSLQSVSLASSWIVGHLFLHTLTC, encoded by the exons ATGAGGCCCGCctcgctcctcctgctcttcttcttcgttggtgTCAGTGATGTTTATGGAGGATCCGACTTTCGAGTCTGTGCCTTCAATCTACATAACTTTGGAGAATCGAAGTCGAAGAAGGCTGACGTCATGAACATACTggtcaag aTCATCACTCGCTGTGATGTGTGTTTGCTTCAGGAAGTCAGAGACAGTAAAGGAAAAGCGTTGCCGCAGCTTCTCGACCAAATTAAAAG GTTTGACTCCAGACACGAGTACCGAGCCGTGGCCAGTGAGAGGCTGGGCCGGACCGAGTCCTACCAGGAGCAGTACGTCTTCGTGTACAG AGCGGACTCTGCTGTCCTCACCGATCAGTATCAGTACCCCGACGACCTTCCCGGAGACGTGGACGCCTTCTCCAGGGAGCCTTTCGTCGTCCGGTTCAGAGCTCCGAGGACGG CCATCAAGGAGTTCGTCCTCATCCCGCAGCACACCACTCCGACCAACACCACCAAGGAGCTGGACGCCCTGCACGACGTCCTGCTGCGGGTCATGAAGATGTGGAGGACGAAG AACGTGATGCTTCTCGGAGACTTCAACGCCGACTGTGGCTACCTGGCCAAGAAGAACCGGAAGAACGTGCGCCTCCTCACGGACACCAACCTGGTCTGGCTGATCCCGGAGGACACGGACACCACAGTGCGCTCGTCCACGTCCTGCTCCTACGACCA CATCGTGGTTCACGGAGACGCCTTCAGCAGAGCCGTGGTTCCCTCCTCTGCCAGAGCCTTCGACTTCCAGACGGAGTACGGCCTGACGGAGGAGCAG GCTCTGGATGTCAGTGACCATTACCcggtggaggttctgctgcggGTGGAGAACCCCCGGGCGTCTGGTGGTGGACCCTCCCGGGCGTCTTCGCTCCAGTCCGTCTCTCTGGCCTCCTCGTGGATCGTCGGCCATCTTTTCCTCCACACGTTGACGTGCTGA